A genome region from Mycoplasmopsis mustelae includes the following:
- a CDS encoding PTS transporter subunit EIIC, with translation MNINTTTKTNTKSLKLKNLFFGNWMKKLSKIGSALMFPIAVLPIAAILLRIGVEIPTDSTFGKFVQILLTKSGDIVFSNLYILFAVGVAFAFTKDKRGEAAFAGFLGIIILSAIMVELSDLYYGSLFSRSIESYATGFDSEKYKKEGIKEIVTIINLRTVSGFTSIFGKNTSAVLSNNVLNGIVVGSIVAWVYNRANNVSLPKVLGFFSGKRLIPALSIIVIIIFSIIWAAIFPWIGYVIYKISQAMSNSVSSLSDNKSNNTTYDLSVGARFTRAGIMGGYGFINRLLIPFGLHHIPNNIFWFSLGTFPSELDPSQTVSGDINIFLKGRAVGNPGGIFQAGFFPMMMFGLPALVGAFIFTAETKEQKIKVASLFGSAALVSFLTGITEPIEFAFLYVSPLLYLFHALLTGIFAFVTGAFGIQLGFGFSAGLLDYILSIPKSLRIINESGYSTLNTVLANPGWIFLIGATTAIAYFGIGVLSIKKLGLSTPGRKEGIIRSEEETTTTIATEITNPGLSEKAKKIVVGFGGWDNIIEYENCSTRLRYVVKDGSLVSEDVIKRAGAFGLVKVSDNSFQAIIGVEAESLNNQITSHKGEPLE, from the coding sequence ATGAATATAAATACTACCACCAAGACAAATACAAAATCATTGAAATTAAAAAATCTTTTTTTTGGTAATTGAATGAAAAAGTTATCAAAAATAGGTTCTGCTTTAATGTTTCCAATCGCTGTTTTACCCATTGCAGCTATCCTATTAAGAATTGGTGTTGAAATTCCAACTGATTCAACTTTCGGAAAATTTGTGCAAATATTACTCACAAAAAGCGGAGATATAGTTTTTAGTAATTTATACATTCTTTTTGCTGTAGGTGTAGCATTTGCGTTTACAAAAGATAAAAGAGGTGAAGCGGCGTTTGCCGGATTTTTAGGAATTATAATATTATCAGCCATTATGGTTGAGTTAAGTGATTTATATTATGGATCATTATTTAGTCGTTCAATAGAAAGTTATGCCACTGGCTTTGATTCTGAAAAATATAAGAAAGAAGGAATCAAAGAAATTGTAACAATTATTAATTTACGGACCGTAAGTGGATTTACGTCAATTTTTGGTAAAAATACTTCTGCGGTTTTGTCAAATAATGTATTGAATGGTATTGTAGTAGGTTCCATTGTTGCTTGAGTATATAATAGAGCAAATAATGTTTCGCTACCAAAAGTATTAGGATTTTTTTCCGGAAAAAGATTAATACCTGCACTTTCTATTATAGTAATTATCATTTTTTCAATTATATGAGCTGCAATTTTCCCTTGAATTGGTTATGTTATTTATAAAATTTCACAAGCAATGTCTAATTCAGTTTCAAGTCTTTCGGATAACAAAAGTAATAATACAACATATGATTTATCGGTAGGAGCAAGATTTACAAGAGCTGGAATTATGGGTGGATATGGTTTTATAAATAGACTTTTGATTCCATTTGGCTTGCATCATATTCCAAATAATATCTTTTGATTCTCATTAGGTACTTTCCCGTCTGAATTAGATCCAAGTCAAACGGTATCCGGTGATATTAATATTTTTTTAAAGGGTCGAGCGGTAGGAAATCCTGGCGGAATTTTTCAAGCCGGCTTCTTTCCGATGATGATGTTTGGATTGCCAGCATTAGTCGGTGCGTTTATCTTTACCGCAGAAACCAAAGAACAAAAAATTAAGGTTGCTTCACTGTTTGGATCGGCAGCACTAGTTAGTTTTTTAACCGGAATTACAGAACCAATTGAATTTGCATTTTTATATGTTTCTCCACTTCTTTATTTATTTCATGCATTATTAACCGGAATTTTTGCTTTTGTAACTGGAGCATTTGGAATTCAATTAGGATTTGGATTTTCAGCGGGATTATTAGACTATATTCTATCGATTCCTAAATCATTAAGAATTATTAATGAATCAGGATATTCAACATTAAATACTGTATTAGCAAATCCGGGCTGAATTTTCTTAATTGGTGCAACTACTGCGATTGCTTATTTTGGAATTGGAGTTCTTAGTATTAAAAAACTTGGATTATCTACACCGGGGCGTAAAGAAGGAATCATTCGTTCTGAAGAAGAAACAACCACAACAATAGCCACAGAAATAACAAATCCTGGTCTATCAGAAAAGGCTAAAAAAATAGTTGTAGGATTTGGCGGTTGAGATAATATTATTGAATATGAAAATTGTTCTACACGTTTGAGATATGTTGTAAAGGATGGTTCATTAGTTTCTGAAGATGTAATTAAGAGAGCGGGCGCTTTTGGTTTAGTTAAAGTTTCTGATAATTCATTTCAAGCAATCATAGGTGTAGAAGCAGAAAGTTTAAATAACCAGATCACATCGCATAAGGGAGAGCCTTTAGAATAA
- the rsgA gene encoding ribosome small subunit-dependent GTPase A, with product MENIYKVHNIVAGVYTCIQGQKVIKVTASGKLRFLKQSPLVGDDVKIQNEQITEICQRRNSLIRPKVANIDQIFIFMSILEPKFQSYLVDKYMSIAEVKDIQPILCISKADLDMQNSQHWLNSYQSLGYTVILINNQNPKYLQQIQKILKDKYNLFMGQSGVGKTTTLNILGKFNFQTQEISRHLGRGKHTTRVVSILKVQNGWLIDTPGFSSLELNLSQIELAQSFKIFKQLSKNCKYRSCLHQNENLKDCAIKQAVINNSIPQFRYDNYLKLLNEIKKEKY from the coding sequence ATGGAAAATATTTACAAAGTCCACAACATTGTCGCAGGTGTTTATACTTGTATACAAGGACAAAAAGTTATAAAAGTAACCGCAAGCGGTAAATTACGTTTTTTAAAACAAAGTCCGTTAGTTGGTGATGATGTTAAAATTCAAAACGAACAAATAACTGAAATTTGTCAACGTAGAAATTCGTTAATTCGACCAAAAGTTGCTAATATTGATCAAATTTTTATTTTTATGTCTATTTTAGAACCAAAATTTCAAAGCTACTTAGTTGATAAATATATGTCAATTGCTGAAGTAAAAGATATTCAACCAATTTTGTGTATCAGTAAAGCTGATTTAGACATGCAAAATAGTCAGCATTGATTAAATTCATACCAATCATTGGGATATACAGTAATTTTAATAAATAATCAAAATCCAAAATACTTACAACAAATACAAAAAATATTAAAAGATAAATATAATTTATTTATGGGGCAAAGTGGAGTAGGTAAAACTACAACCTTAAATATTTTAGGAAAATTTAATTTTCAAACACAGGAAATTTCTAGGCATCTAGGACGCGGAAAACACACAACTCGTGTTGTCAGTATTCTAAAAGTTCAAAACGGATGGTTAATTGATACCCCTGGTTTTTCGTCACTAGAACTTAATTTAAGTCAAATTGAACTCGCACAAAGTTTTAAAATTTTTAAACAATTGTCAAAAAATTGCAAATATCGTAGTTGTTTACATCAAAATGAAAATTTAAAAGACTGTGCCATTAAACAAGCAGTAATTAATAATTCAATCCCACAATTTCGTTATGACAATTATTTAAAATTATTAAACGAAATCAAAAAGGAAAAATACTAA
- a CDS encoding ribulose-phosphate 3-epimerase, which yields MKRYVTPSLLNVEKDKRLSLANTLVQNGIKWIHYDVMDAKFVANTAIEINEIININQNGLSHIKDVHLMVENPYGYIDKLKNDVDIITFHYEAIENDLDKFQNFLEKNHHDLKIGLALKPNTSVDKIINFLHRLTLVLVMSVEPGKGGQKFIDNSLDKIKKLKLLRQRDCLDFLIQVDGGINDITGPKCFKAGADACVAGTFLVFEPTKERINSILNEIKK from the coding sequence ATGAAAAGATATGTTACACCTAGCTTATTAAATGTAGAAAAAGATAAAAGACTAAGTTTAGCCAACACTTTAGTTCAAAACGGAATCAAATGAATTCACTATGATGTAATGGATGCTAAATTTGTTGCAAATACCGCTATTGAAATCAATGAAATTATTAACATTAATCAAAATGGTTTATCACATATTAAAGATGTGCACTTGATGGTTGAAAACCCTTATGGATATATTGATAAACTTAAAAATGATGTGGATATAATAACCTTTCATTATGAAGCAATCGAAAATGATTTAGATAAGTTTCAAAATTTTTTAGAAAAAAATCACCATGATTTAAAAATCGGTTTAGCTCTCAAACCCAATACTTCCGTAGATAAAATCATCAATTTTTTACACCGTTTAACGTTGGTTTTAGTAATGTCTGTTGAGCCTGGAAAAGGGGGTCAAAAATTTATTGATAATTCGTTAGATAAAATTAAAAAACTGAAGTTACTCCGCCAACGTGATTGCTTAGACTTTTTAATTCAAGTTGACGGTGGAATAAATGATATTACTGGGCCAAAATGTTTTAAAGCAGGCGCTGACGCTTGTGTTGCTGGAACATTCTTAGTTTTTGAACCTACAAAAGAGCGTATTAATAGTATTTTAAATGAAATCAAAAAATAG
- the nagB gene encoding glucosamine-6-phosphate deaminase: protein MKIIIKENAEQQALYASDMIAKEIKENPNLNICFATGNSPIKTYQLLIKKFQNNEISFAKVTSFNLDEYVGIKKSNPCSYHYFMHQQLFNHINIKKENINLPNGLGNITKNAIEYESLILAKGGIDLMILGIGVNGHIAFNEPGSKIDDITREVQLTHSTIETNKKYFTNKNAVPKNAISMGIGTILKAKKIILLADGINKADAILKAIKGKITSDVPASFLQTHKDVTFILDAQAAKLL, encoded by the coding sequence ATGAAAATTATCATCAAAGAAAATGCAGAACAGCAAGCACTTTATGCTTCAGATATGATCGCAAAAGAAATTAAAGAAAATCCAAATTTAAATATTTGTTTTGCAACTGGAAATTCACCTATCAAAACATATCAATTATTGATAAAAAAATTTCAAAACAATGAAATTAGTTTTGCCAAGGTAACATCTTTCAATTTAGATGAATATGTTGGGATTAAAAAATCCAATCCTTGTTCGTACCATTATTTTATGCATCAACAGCTATTCAATCATATTAATATAAAAAAAGAAAACATTAATCTACCAAACGGATTGGGAAATATTACAAAAAATGCGATAGAATACGAATCTTTAATTTTAGCAAAAGGTGGAATTGATTTAATGATTTTAGGGATTGGTGTGAACGGACATATTGCTTTTAATGAACCGGGCTCAAAAATTGATGATATAACTCGCGAAGTCCAACTTACACATAGCACAATTGAAACTAATAAAAAATATTTTACAAATAAAAATGCAGTTCCTAAAAATGCTATTTCAATGGGAATTGGAACAATTTTAAAAGCTAAAAAAATTATTTTATTAGCCGACGGAATAAATAAAGCAGACGCAATTTTAAAAGCCATCAAAGGAAAAATCACTTCGGATGTTCCTGCTAGTTTTTTACAAACCCATAAAGACGTAACTTTTATTTTAGATGCACAAGCAGCAAAACTCTTATAA
- the nagA gene encoding N-acetylglucosamine-6-phosphate deacetylase gives MQIIKNVKIINPNKIIECANILIQNNKIKDIIITNNKPEFIVVPGFIDTHIHGFYNYDIMQGQKAVEIISRKLALKGTTAFMPTLMTNKWEVILDALKNVSKNKKWVSRNLGLHLEGPFIGPSKKGAHKPEYLKKASLKDINTLYQASQQKLIKVSFDPLMVGLKEFLHMKKLGIIGSIGHSNVDMHLANKYFENGCFSVCHAWNAMSGIDSRNPGLLQASLMNQNVYLEIIFDLLHISKESLTFTFINKGYDKIIAISDAIKPAYYKNGENISGDIAVVKKGLKITLKDSKTIAGSGICIHDAFKNLIKIGVHPCDVVKMTSYNSAKYLNLDNQLGKIQKNYLADLVLMDTKYRIKHVYINGQKIK, from the coding sequence ATGCAAATCATTAAAAACGTGAAAATAATTAACCCTAATAAAATTATTGAATGTGCAAATATTTTAATTCAAAATAATAAAATTAAAGATATTATCATAACAAATAATAAGCCTGAATTTATAGTTGTTCCCGGTTTTATAGATACACATATTCATGGTTTTTATAATTATGATATTATGCAAGGTCAAAAAGCAGTTGAAATTATTTCTAGAAAACTTGCTTTAAAAGGTACTACTGCATTTATGCCTACCTTAATGACAAATAAATGAGAAGTAATTTTAGATGCATTAAAAAATGTTTCCAAAAATAAAAAATGAGTTAGTAGAAACTTAGGATTACATTTGGAAGGCCCATTCATTGGACCATCCAAAAAAGGAGCACATAAGCCCGAATATCTTAAAAAAGCGAGTCTTAAAGATATTAATACACTTTATCAAGCATCACAACAAAAACTTATAAAAGTTTCTTTTGATCCATTGATGGTAGGTTTAAAAGAATTTTTACATATGAAAAAATTAGGAATTATTGGTTCAATTGGACATAGTAATGTTGATATGCATTTAGCTAACAAATACTTTGAAAATGGTTGCTTTTCAGTTTGTCATGCATGAAATGCAATGTCAGGCATTGATTCTAGAAATCCCGGATTATTACAAGCATCGTTAATGAATCAAAATGTTTATTTAGAAATTATTTTTGATTTGTTACATATATCTAAAGAATCATTAACTTTTACTTTTATCAACAAAGGATATGATAAGATTATAGCTATTTCCGATGCTATCAAACCTGCTTATTATAAAAATGGAGAAAATATTTCAGGAGATATTGCGGTGGTTAAGAAAGGTTTAAAAATAACTTTGAAAGATAGCAAAACTATTGCAGGTTCTGGCATTTGTATTCACGATGCGTTTAAAAACCTTATTAAAATAGGTGTTCATCCTTGCGATGTGGTTAAAATGACCTCATATAATAGTGCCAAATATTTGAATTTAGATAATCAGCTTGGAAAAATTCAAAAAAATTATTTAGCTGATTTAGTTCTAATGGATACAAAATATCGAATAAAACATGTTTATATTAACGGTCAAAAAATAAAATAG
- the ptsP gene encoding phosphoenolpyruvate--protein phosphotransferase: protein MKITGIGASRGVAIAEVFKIEELPVEITKMTTQPQQQVDLYTQAREKVVSKILESQKLATDPEHAAIFDAHIGFVLDPSAIESVENKIKNNSFTAEYAVNEVYNEFATMFAGINDEYMRERVADIKDVLKKLLYALNNIEEPNLAAIDKEVVIVAEDLSPSQTVQLNKQFVKGFVTNIGGPTSHTAIMARSLGIPSVVGTNNIMQFTNNGDLIALDGSKGIVVVNPDEQQKTEFLNAKNKYQEYLQKLAALKGKASLTTDGHHVELAANIGTPKDVQNVLDNDAEAIGLFRSEFLYMDNDHWPTEEEQFQAYKEVVEKMNGKRVVIRTLDIGGDKTLKYFKFPEELNPFLGYRAIRFCLQNHDIFKTQLRALIRASEFGKVAIMFPMITNVKEFLAAKEVYKQAYQEVYKTNKNIKPMNQIELGLMMETPAAAILSDMFAKHADFMSIGTNDLIQYSMAVDRMNENISYLYQPLNPSILRFIKLIIDGAHKHGKWVGMCGEMAGDKRAIPILIGLGLDEFSMSTSSVLATRELVNSLSFQKMQQIVSQAIELENEKDVVALLDAELK from the coding sequence ATGAAAATAACCGGAATTGGTGCATCTCGTGGTGTCGCAATTGCTGAAGTTTTTAAAATTGAAGAACTACCTGTCGAAATTACAAAAATGACAACACAACCACAACAACAAGTAGATTTATATACTCAAGCACGTGAAAAAGTTGTATCAAAAATTTTAGAGAGCCAAAAATTAGCAACAGATCCAGAACACGCAGCAATCTTCGATGCTCATATTGGTTTTGTTTTAGATCCAAGCGCAATAGAAAGCGTTGAGAATAAAATTAAAAATAATTCATTTACCGCTGAATATGCTGTAAATGAAGTATACAATGAATTTGCCACAATGTTTGCAGGAATTAATGATGAATATATGCGTGAGCGTGTTGCAGATATTAAAGATGTTTTAAAAAAATTATTATATGCATTAAATAATATTGAAGAACCAAATTTAGCAGCTATCGATAAAGAAGTAGTAATTGTTGCAGAAGATTTAAGCCCATCACAAACCGTACAATTAAATAAACAATTCGTAAAAGGTTTTGTAACTAACATTGGTGGTCCTACTTCGCATACTGCAATTATGGCACGCAGTTTAGGAATTCCTTCGGTGGTAGGAACTAATAATATTATGCAATTTACTAATAATGGTGATTTAATTGCTTTAGACGGTTCAAAAGGAATAGTGGTTGTTAATCCGGATGAGCAACAAAAAACTGAATTTTTAAACGCAAAAAATAAATATCAAGAATACTTACAAAAATTAGCTGCTTTAAAAGGAAAAGCTTCACTAACTACCGATGGACATCATGTAGAACTTGCTGCAAATATCGGAACACCAAAAGATGTTCAAAATGTTTTAGACAATGATGCAGAAGCAATTGGCTTATTTAGATCAGAATTTTTATATATGGATAATGATCATTGACCAACCGAAGAAGAACAATTTCAAGCATATAAAGAAGTTGTTGAGAAAATGAATGGTAAACGTGTGGTAATTAGAACTTTAGATATTGGTGGTGATAAAACTCTAAAATATTTTAAATTCCCTGAAGAACTAAACCCATTTTTAGGTTATCGTGCAATTCGTTTTTGTCTACAAAATCATGATATTTTCAAAACTCAACTAAGAGCCTTAATCCGCGCGAGCGAATTCGGTAAAGTCGCTATTATGTTTCCGATGATTACTAACGTTAAAGAATTCTTAGCAGCTAAAGAAGTTTATAAACAAGCATATCAAGAAGTATATAAAACAAACAAAAATATTAAACCAATGAATCAAATTGAGCTTGGTTTAATGATGGAAACACCGGCTGCTGCTATTTTATCTGATATGTTTGCCAAACATGCTGATTTTATGTCAATTGGAACTAATGACTTAATTCAATATTCAATGGCTGTTGATCGTATGAATGAAAATATTTCATATTTATATCAACCATTAAATCCATCTATTTTAAGATTTATTAAATTAATAATTGACGGAGCACATAAACACGGTAAATGAGTTGGAATGTGTGGTGAAATGGCAGGCGATAAACGAGCAATACCTATTTT